In one Pleomorphomonas sp. T1.2MG-36 genomic region, the following are encoded:
- a CDS encoding S1C family serine protease, which produces MFLSVPLGAALHPTIHFRGPIARRLWLGWAMSLLFCALLWATETPLRAETFAPPPGAHWIAVASTQDIDTAIGIARLFGPTARVIRSKSGWLAVSLEPRKGSLQQIAQTITWPPLPGDALLSSGRDYVETIWKAPVAQQASAKVKRDKPGVISFAALEVMVTREPAAQGWTAHVTAQRAGKQVLDVRHTFAEGEPDYESSVMVAEVDGGNDTPEIFIDAYSGGAHCCTRTVALDAAGPTEWTTVDLGNRDGEGIELEDVDGDGEAELILPDDSFLYTFDCYACSTQPIRISKIGKATVRDVSGDKKFRHRLIQEVRGMEFLAKVMPDRWHSNGFLAAWVAAKNRIGEGQAAWAAMTGLYDRNSDFGVYACRKPQPIETCPTDQQYRLSFLDGLRRHMEEHGYGSITLDAEDTGASPPVQVSLEDARAAFMAMPVERRRDIQLLLASLGHWPAVAGDGFGKNLWQAIKDFQNANGKVSNGVLSVGDYDELLRAASPFLSMWDLSRVTHPVTGTPLWIPRGLAKSTLATNTGVRFGAASEGAIVDLDYYPGVSLQALYGITQEVVRSHVTDYQTIKSKFFVINSHGEAATQYTRFEDIGTGVVGFTLIWPSVAEFHGDRLATVMSDLFRSEVELGIPRSPPSPVAPIASVPSMPAAISPSPPPAAVPEKERVVSSGTGFFVAADRLLTNAHVVAGCEKVNVLIDGKGVEGVVRGRDTTNDLAIVETNDYRSATFAKMRPGVRLGEDVAAFGFPLSGELASSGNFTRGAVTATAGLRDDIAHLQTDAAVQPGNSGGPLIDVYGNVVGVVDSKLNSLVATVANNDIPQNVNFAIKASMATMFLEAQSIPFEMGSVGTPVSWPDLADRAKAIAAEITCEQ; this is translated from the coding sequence TTGTTTTTGAGCGTGCCGTTGGGGGCGGCCTTGCATCCGACCATTCATTTTCGTGGCCCTATTGCTCGTCGCCTTTGGCTGGGTTGGGCCATGAGCCTTCTGTTTTGCGCGCTTCTTTGGGCCACAGAGACTCCACTTAGGGCGGAAACGTTTGCTCCACCTCCCGGTGCCCATTGGATTGCCGTTGCGAGCACGCAGGACATAGATACTGCCATCGGAATTGCCCGCCTTTTTGGTCCAACCGCTCGTGTGATCCGCTCTAAATCGGGATGGCTGGCGGTTTCTCTGGAACCGCGCAAAGGCAGCCTTCAACAGATCGCCCAGACCATCACGTGGCCTCCGCTGCCAGGTGACGCGCTGCTTTCTTCTGGCCGCGACTACGTTGAAACCATTTGGAAGGCACCGGTCGCGCAACAAGCAAGTGCCAAAGTGAAGCGTGACAAGCCTGGCGTCATTAGCTTCGCCGCGCTTGAGGTAATGGTCACGCGTGAGCCGGCGGCACAAGGCTGGACAGCTCATGTCACGGCCCAAAGGGCAGGAAAGCAGGTACTGGACGTCCGCCATACCTTTGCAGAAGGGGAACCGGACTATGAGTCCAGTGTCATGGTTGCGGAGGTAGACGGCGGGAACGATACGCCTGAAATCTTCATCGACGCATACTCTGGCGGTGCCCATTGCTGCACTAGGACGGTAGCCCTCGACGCCGCAGGCCCAACGGAATGGACCACGGTCGATCTCGGCAATCGTGATGGTGAAGGGATCGAACTCGAAGACGTGGATGGGGATGGCGAAGCCGAGCTAATCCTGCCGGACGACAGCTTTCTATACACATTCGACTGTTACGCCTGCTCCACGCAGCCAATCCGCATCAGCAAGATCGGAAAGGCGACCGTTCGCGATGTCTCCGGAGACAAGAAGTTCCGTCACCGCCTCATTCAAGAGGTTCGCGGCATGGAGTTTCTCGCAAAGGTTATGCCAGACCGCTGGCACTCCAACGGTTTCCTCGCTGCATGGGTTGCCGCCAAGAACCGAATTGGTGAGGGTCAAGCAGCATGGGCAGCCATGACTGGCCTTTACGATCGCAATTCCGACTTTGGGGTTTACGCCTGCCGTAAACCTCAGCCGATCGAGACGTGCCCTACCGATCAGCAATATCGCTTGAGCTTTCTCGACGGGCTGCGCCGGCATATGGAAGAGCACGGCTACGGTTCAATCACTCTGGATGCCGAGGACACTGGAGCCAGCCCACCAGTCCAAGTTTCGCTTGAAGATGCCCGCGCGGCATTCATGGCGATGCCTGTCGAGCGACGCCGCGATATCCAGTTGCTTCTGGCGTCTCTCGGACATTGGCCGGCAGTGGCGGGAGATGGTTTCGGCAAGAACCTCTGGCAAGCCATCAAGGACTTTCAGAACGCAAACGGCAAAGTGTCCAACGGCGTCCTCTCGGTCGGTGATTATGACGAGCTACTGCGGGCAGCTTCACCGTTCCTGAGCATGTGGGACCTGTCGCGCGTCACCCATCCAGTGACCGGTACGCCCCTATGGATACCCAGAGGTTTGGCCAAGTCGACATTGGCGACGAACACGGGGGTCCGTTTTGGCGCTGCCAGCGAAGGCGCTATTGTGGACCTAGATTACTATCCCGGCGTCTCGCTTCAGGCCTTGTATGGGATAACGCAGGAGGTGGTGCGATCTCACGTCACCGACTATCAAACGATCAAATCGAAGTTTTTCGTCATCAACAGCCATGGTGAGGCGGCTACCCAGTATACGCGTTTTGAGGACATCGGCACTGGGGTAGTGGGGTTCACGCTCATTTGGCCGTCTGTGGCAGAGTTCCATGGCGACCGCTTAGCGACCGTGATGTCGGACCTGTTTCGGTCCGAGGTCGAACTGGGCATCCCTCGTTCCCCGCCGTCGCCTGTTGCGCCCATCGCGTCTGTACCGTCAATGCCTGCAGCAATTTCTCCGTCCCCGCCTCCGGCCGCCGTGCCCGAAAAGGAACGGGTTGTCTCAAGCGGAACCGGCTTCTTTGTTGCCGCCGACAGGCTGCTGACCAATGCCCATGTGGTCGCGGGCTGCGAGAAGGTGAACGTACTTATCGACGGCAAGGGCGTCGAAGGTGTCGTTCGTGGCCGAGACACGACTAACGATTTGGCGATCGTGGAGACCAACGACTATCGTTCGGCCACCTTCGCAAAGATGCGCCCCGGAGTTCGACTTGGCGAAGATGTTGCGGCTTTCGGCTTTCCTTTGTCTGGGGAACTGGCCAGCTCTGGCAACTTCACTCGCGGAGCCGTTACCGCCACCGCGGGACTCCGCGACGATATTGCCCACTTGCAGACGGACGCCGCAGTGCAACCCGGCAATAGTGGCGGCCCGCTCATCGATGTCTATGGCAACGTCGTCGGGGTCGTCGACTCGAAGCTAAACTCACTGGTCGCAACGGTCGCGAACAACGACATCCCGCAGAACGTGAACTTCGCTATCAAAGCCTCGATGGCGACGATGTTCTTGGAAGCGCAGTCTATTCCGTTTGAGATGGGGAGTGTCGGAACGCCAGTGTCGTGGCCGGACCTTGCCGACCGAGCCAAGGCGATCGCGGCGGAAATCACTTGCGAGCAATAG